A genomic segment from Bradyrhizobium diazoefficiens USDA 110 encodes:
- the tssL gene encoding type VI secretion system protein TssL, long form, which produces MRVDDLVAPNANPVMRAAGPLLQLLGRLRVALMRASFASLMEQVADAIKFFEKDIRSAGISEHQANTAKYILCATADDIVQHIPTEERHVWTQYSMLSRFFGERVGGVRFFEILDHLKIDPLVNYPVLELQHACLALGFQGIHRTSGAGLANLQLIQRNLYELLRRVRPKTMTDLSPNWRGQALAGRRQRLRVPVWLVAAVVAALLTGSYFVLRTLLAGRAENAAEVALALHPAGPIELKRQVVAPPPPPPPPPPPDRITQLQRIRNALAKENTACAMTADQTPSFIVIRVCDLALFASGQATILDGFKPIALRVAATLDKEPGRIRVVGHTDSSPIRTVRFPTNFELSVERAKAVAAALKPGLTDGSRVDVEGKGADAPIASNTTPEGRAKNRRVEIFIERSE; this is translated from the coding sequence TTGCGCGTCGACGATCTCGTCGCGCCAAATGCCAATCCAGTGATGCGCGCTGCGGGCCCATTGCTGCAACTGCTCGGTCGGTTGCGGGTGGCGCTCATGCGCGCGTCATTCGCGAGCCTGATGGAGCAGGTCGCAGACGCTATCAAATTCTTTGAGAAGGACATCCGTTCAGCGGGCATTTCCGAGCACCAGGCCAACACAGCGAAATATATCCTGTGTGCCACTGCCGACGATATCGTGCAGCACATCCCGACCGAGGAGCGTCACGTCTGGACGCAATACTCGATGCTGAGCCGCTTCTTCGGCGAGCGTGTCGGCGGCGTCCGTTTCTTTGAGATCCTCGACCATTTGAAGATTGATCCACTGGTCAATTATCCGGTCCTCGAACTTCAGCACGCCTGCTTGGCGCTTGGTTTTCAGGGCATTCACCGGACGTCAGGGGCCGGACTTGCGAACCTGCAGCTGATCCAGCGTAACCTCTATGAATTGCTGCGCCGGGTCCGGCCGAAGACGATGACCGACCTGTCGCCCAACTGGCGCGGGCAGGCGCTGGCGGGGCGCCGGCAGCGTTTGCGTGTTCCGGTCTGGCTCGTGGCGGCCGTCGTCGCCGCGCTGCTGACCGGGTCCTATTTCGTCCTGCGGACGCTCCTCGCTGGCCGGGCAGAGAATGCTGCCGAGGTGGCGCTCGCGCTCCATCCGGCCGGCCCGATCGAGCTCAAGCGCCAGGTCGTTGCACCACCGCCGCCACCTCCGCCTCCGCCGCCACCGGATCGCATCACCCAGTTGCAACGCATCCGCAACGCGCTCGCGAAGGAGAACACAGCCTGTGCCATGACCGCGGACCAGACCCCCAGTTTCATCGTGATCAGGGTCTGCGATCTGGCCTTGTTTGCATCGGGCCAGGCGACCATCCTCGACGGTTTCAAGCCGATCGCACTCCGCGTCGCAGCAACCCTCGACAAGGAGCCGGGACGGATCCGGGTCGTCGGCCATACCGACAGTTCGCCGATCCGCACAGTCCGCTTCCCGACAAATTTCGAGTTGTCGGTCGAGCGCGCCAAGGCGGTTGCTGCGGCACTGAAGCCTGGCTTGACCGATGGTTCGCGCGTCGACGTCGAGGGCAAAGGAGCAGATGCGCCAATCGCCAGCAACACGACACCCGAGGGACGCGCCAAGAACCGGCGCGTCGAGATCTTTATCGAACGCAGCGAATAG
- the tssK gene encoding type VI secretion system baseplate subunit TssK — protein sequence MSWYSKVFWSEGLFLRPHHLQQNDRYIEHLLEKRVRYTTPYPWGFAQLEIDKDLTEQSKFAVRNASGVMPDGTPFDIPADSPIPEAIDVPETAAGQIVWLMMPVAAPNTREVDEDRTDSASRYVRTSETFIDSTSALRIEEEIDIAYPRLSFELRKTSKPGYMGLGIARILEVRDKNILFDDKFVPPMLVCAAHPIIDGWLNRIIGWVETKLDELARYAVDPSSGGGLQSVDYLVLQVLNRTIPVLTHFQRSGSVHPERLYEELLRFAGELATFSTAERRARNYPAYDHDDLENVFTPLVSDIQDFLSARLGRRAIRLEIIERAQNAFVSPIRDRALFRNATLVLEVAARRPLVEIQNDFPHLFKVGPNTKMNEIVHANLPGLTLVHLPTPPPHIRAITDHVYFYLDRKSPLWPEFSTAASIGMHFSGDWPELELYLWAILEDRP from the coding sequence ATGTCTTGGTACAGCAAGGTTTTCTGGTCGGAAGGTCTGTTTCTGCGGCCGCATCATCTGCAGCAGAACGACCGCTACATCGAACACTTGCTGGAAAAGCGCGTTCGCTACACGACACCATACCCCTGGGGCTTTGCCCAGCTGGAGATCGATAAGGATCTTACCGAACAAAGCAAGTTCGCGGTGCGCAATGCGTCCGGCGTTATGCCGGACGGTACGCCGTTCGATATCCCTGCGGACAGCCCAATTCCCGAAGCGATCGATGTGCCGGAGACGGCCGCAGGCCAGATCGTCTGGCTGATGATGCCTGTCGCGGCACCAAACACCCGCGAGGTCGACGAGGACCGCACCGACAGCGCCAGTCGTTATGTTCGTACTTCGGAAACCTTCATTGACTCGACCTCGGCGCTACGCATCGAGGAAGAGATCGACATCGCTTATCCGCGCTTGTCGTTCGAACTGCGCAAGACCAGCAAGCCCGGATACATGGGCCTCGGCATCGCGCGCATTCTGGAAGTGCGCGACAAGAACATCCTGTTCGACGACAAGTTCGTGCCGCCGATGCTGGTCTGCGCCGCGCATCCGATCATCGATGGTTGGCTCAACCGCATCATCGGCTGGGTTGAGACCAAACTCGACGAGCTGGCGCGTTACGCGGTCGATCCGTCATCCGGCGGTGGGTTGCAGAGCGTCGACTATTTGGTCCTGCAAGTGCTGAACCGTACCATTCCCGTGCTGACTCATTTCCAACGCTCCGGCAGCGTGCACCCCGAGCGCCTGTACGAGGAATTGCTGAGGTTCGCGGGTGAACTTGCGACTTTTTCCACGGCGGAACGGCGGGCGCGCAACTATCCGGCGTACGATCATGACGATCTCGAGAACGTCTTCACACCATTGGTGAGCGACATCCAGGACTTCTTGAGCGCGCGGCTGGGCCGGCGGGCGATCCGTCTGGAGATCATCGAGCGCGCGCAGAATGCGTTCGTATCGCCGATCCGCGATCGAGCGCTATTCCGAAATGCGACCCTGGTGCTGGAGGTTGCCGCACGGCGGCCACTCGTGGAGATCCAGAACGATTTCCCGCACCTGTTCAAGGTCGGGCCGAACACCAAGATGAACGAGATCGTGCACGCAAACTTGCCGGGCCTGACCTTGGTGCATTTGCCGACGCCACCGCCGCATATCCGGGCCATCACGGATCACGTCTATTTCTATCTCGACCGCAAGTCGCCGCTGTGGCCCGAGTTCAGCACGGCGGCCTCGATCGGAATGCACTTCTCCGGCGACTGGCCGGAGCTTGAGCTGTACCTTTGGGCTATCCTGGAAGACAGGCCATGA
- a CDS encoding DUF6931 family protein: MGQVRFGTVRDLFQAYPLARYDVGKADADKPSLDFLQEAADARNWYQAVSYCAYLLPRRVAIAWGCRSLRRMFDHFDAYDSRSLNVVETWVRQPDEQSRNKALAVGNANDPEQPATWLALAAGWSGGSVVPPEFAPVEAKPDQAARAVRAALLIGLCRLPRDSRDQIMTSCLEDGIQLARGEPRPPR, from the coding sequence ATGGGGCAGGTTCGGTTCGGCACGGTACGGGATCTGTTTCAAGCCTATCCCTTGGCGCGTTATGATGTCGGCAAAGCCGATGCCGACAAGCCTTCGCTGGATTTCCTTCAGGAGGCCGCCGATGCCCGCAACTGGTACCAGGCCGTATCTTACTGCGCCTATCTGCTTCCCAGGCGCGTGGCGATCGCCTGGGGATGCCGCTCTCTGCGACGGATGTTCGACCATTTCGACGCCTACGACAGCAGGTCGCTGAATGTTGTGGAGACCTGGGTCCGGCAACCGGACGAGCAGTCCCGGAACAAGGCGCTGGCCGTCGGCAATGCCAACGATCCTGAGCAGCCAGCGACATGGCTGGCGCTGGCGGCCGGCTGGTCCGGCGGAAGCGTGGTTCCCCCGGAATTTGCGCCCGTGGAAGCCAAGCCAGATCAGGCCGCACGGGCGGTGCGTGCAGCGCTGCTGATTGGCCTCTGCCGGCTCCCCCGTGACTCCCGGGACCAGATAATGACGTCATGCCTGGAGGATGGTATTCAATTGGCACGCGGCGAACCGCGCCCTCCGCGCTAA
- a CDS encoding ImpA family type VI secretion system protein — MLDVASLTHPVAADDPCGPDLDAIGDIQYLNFFAGAESLLPMSFFEVVNANGERGRFDPKAVDFAGQFAAAQPLLERTRDLRLNLLLAKFSILNRDLDGFLCCLKATNFLLREQWEAVHPKGEDGDYALRAVTVEAIDVFPTVINPLQFLPLIENRRHGNLNYRAYQVAMGEIPAGDADADGPDLAAIERIVSETDLDTLKATSARCSAVAAEIAGIKQTWHEKLNAGQPISLDRLSGLVNGMAAWLAGLVALRDPAAIAATAEDVGPVDTQAPSDTSGVVTSSAQASAALAAAADYFARMEPSNPALLLVRQAQEMVGKSFIEVMRMLVPAHVESAAINIGRDKVFDLPIERMAELATSLSSTAESSAQDIVFSIENRAQALGLLTKVASFFRTAEPSSPIPFLVDRARDLAQRDFLSLLNDVLPEGALKTIDRSH, encoded by the coding sequence ATGCTTGATGTCGCCTCCCTGACGCACCCCGTTGCCGCTGACGATCCCTGCGGGCCGGATCTCGACGCCATCGGAGACATCCAGTATCTGAACTTCTTCGCAGGTGCGGAATCGCTGCTGCCGATGTCGTTCTTCGAGGTCGTCAATGCCAACGGAGAGCGTGGACGCTTCGATCCAAAGGCAGTCGATTTTGCCGGCCAATTCGCCGCCGCGCAGCCCCTCCTGGAGCGTACCCGCGATCTGCGCCTAAACCTGCTGCTGGCCAAGTTTTCAATCCTCAACCGCGATCTCGACGGCTTTCTCTGCTGCCTGAAGGCGACCAACTTCCTGCTGCGCGAGCAGTGGGAAGCGGTGCATCCGAAGGGCGAGGACGGCGACTACGCCCTTCGCGCCGTCACGGTCGAGGCAATCGACGTGTTCCCGACCGTGATCAACCCGCTCCAGTTCCTTCCCCTGATCGAGAACCGCAGACACGGCAACCTCAACTACCGTGCTTATCAGGTCGCCATGGGCGAAATTCCCGCCGGCGACGCCGACGCCGACGGACCTGATCTGGCGGCCATCGAGCGCATCGTCAGCGAGACGGATCTCGACACTCTCAAGGCAACCAGCGCGCGGTGCTCCGCGGTCGCGGCTGAAATCGCGGGTATCAAACAAACCTGGCACGAGAAGTTGAACGCGGGGCAACCGATCAGCCTCGACAGGCTCTCCGGCCTGGTTAACGGCATGGCTGCCTGGCTTGCGGGTCTTGTCGCGTTGCGCGATCCGGCCGCGATCGCTGCAACCGCGGAAGATGTCGGTCCTGTCGATACACAGGCGCCGTCAGACACGAGCGGGGTGGTGACTTCATCCGCACAGGCATCTGCAGCGCTTGCAGCGGCGGCCGACTATTTTGCCCGAATGGAACCATCCAACCCGGCACTGTTGCTGGTGCGTCAAGCGCAGGAGATGGTGGGCAAGTCATTCATTGAAGTTATGCGGATGCTGGTGCCTGCGCACGTGGAGAGCGCTGCGATCAACATCGGGCGCGACAAGGTCTTCGACCTGCCGATCGAACGGATGGCGGAACTCGCTACCTCGCTCTCATCGACGGCAGAGAGCAGCGCTCAAGATATTGTATTTTCAATAGAAAACAGGGCGCAGGCCTTAGGCCTGCTGACGAAGGTGGCGTCGTTTTTCCGAACCGCGGAGCCGTCCAGCCCCATCCCCTTTTTGGTCGATCGCGCGCGCGACCTCGCGCAACGAGATTTTCTCAGCCTTTTGAATGATGTTCTTCCTGAGGGAGCCCTTAAAACAATCGACAGATCGCATTGA
- the tagH gene encoding type VI secretion system-associated FHA domain protein TagH, which translates to MVLRFNIENEPNLPDGGPVSFTVTGRRSVDIGRDRHLDWTLPDPARTISGKHCEVHFRDGGYWLHDVSTNGTFLNGADQRMRGPHRLRDGDRLTIGHYIIGVSLEDEAGGRSPNHEAQLHDPSVQQHADYGELWTADRDVPPPIDPHLLKKPREAARPVNPGFLDWAASVPAPGVDPFRPSSPTSPYQPSVQDDDMNWAAGPVTAPKPQVERPPVKPTPRRPSVWIDDEPAGAQPPASLSHQEVATPRKTQAAGEGPVTAKPVGGTEFARLVARAAGLPDNFFANKSDAELAEQLGIILRMTVDNLMALLQARTQAKQLTRSTSQTTVQALENNPLKFSPTAEEAMRILFGPPTRSYLDAQRAFAQGFSDLKSHQLKTYMAMQHAVHELIADIDPTLMARELELQRGASSWLGTNKGKLWDEFLTRWKAHLGRDNSAPIEIFMLHFSDYYDRGDKPGSK; encoded by the coding sequence ATGGTGCTTCGCTTTAATATCGAGAACGAACCGAACCTTCCGGACGGCGGACCTGTGTCGTTTACGGTCACCGGCAGGCGCTCGGTCGATATTGGCCGGGATCGTCACCTCGACTGGACGCTGCCGGATCCGGCGCGGACGATTTCCGGAAAGCACTGCGAAGTGCACTTTCGCGACGGCGGCTATTGGCTGCACGACGTCTCAACCAACGGCACCTTTCTCAATGGTGCCGACCAGCGCATGCGGGGGCCGCACCGCTTGCGCGACGGCGACCGACTGACGATTGGTCACTACATCATCGGAGTTTCGCTGGAGGATGAGGCTGGCGGGCGCAGCCCAAACCATGAGGCGCAACTGCACGACCCCTCGGTCCAGCAGCATGCCGATTACGGAGAGCTTTGGACGGCCGATCGTGACGTTCCGCCGCCGATCGATCCGCACCTGTTGAAGAAGCCACGCGAGGCTGCGCGGCCCGTTAATCCGGGGTTCCTGGATTGGGCGGCGAGCGTCCCGGCGCCGGGTGTAGACCCATTTCGACCGTCATCGCCGACGTCTCCGTACCAACCGTCCGTGCAGGACGACGACATGAACTGGGCAGCGGGTCCGGTCACCGCGCCGAAACCGCAAGTCGAGCGCCCCCCAGTCAAGCCGACCCCACGCCGGCCGTCGGTGTGGATCGATGATGAACCAGCCGGTGCACAGCCGCCGGCATCGCTATCACACCAAGAGGTTGCGACGCCGCGCAAAACGCAAGCAGCGGGCGAGGGGCCTGTCACGGCCAAGCCAGTCGGCGGTACCGAGTTCGCGCGACTGGTGGCGCGCGCTGCTGGATTGCCGGACAATTTTTTTGCCAACAAGTCCGACGCCGAACTCGCCGAACAGCTTGGCATCATCTTGCGTATGACCGTGGATAATCTCATGGCGCTGCTGCAAGCGCGAACCCAAGCCAAACAGCTGACCCGCAGCACCAGCCAGACCACCGTCCAAGCCCTCGAAAATAATCCGCTGAAATTCTCGCCGACCGCGGAAGAGGCGATGCGCATTCTCTTTGGGCCGCCGACGCGTAGCTACCTCGACGCACAGCGCGCCTTTGCACAGGGCTTCAGTGATCTCAAATCACATCAGTTGAAGACCTACATGGCGATGCAGCACGCTGTCCATGAGCTGATTGCGGACATAGATCCGACGCTGATGGCGCGCGAGCTCGAGCTTCAGCGTGGCGCAAGCTCCTGGCTCGGCACGAACAAGGGCAAACTCTGGGACGAGTTCTTGACGCGCTGGAAGGCGCATCTTGGCCGCGATAACAGCGCGCCGATCGAAATCTTTATGTTGCACTTCTCGGACTATTACGACCGCGGCGACAAGCCCGGTTCAAAGTAA
- a CDS encoding type VI secretion system Vgr family protein translates to MGQLTQDTRLCELKTPLGKDVLVFAGFEGSEGLSELFEYRIECLSEDADLDFDRAIGQQCTLTIKLHEKEREFSGILTEAQWLGVKNDYFSYRIVLRPWLWLLSRTTDCRIFQDKKAPDIIKEVFNERGFTDYESKLTEEGSCPKLEYCVQYRETDMNFVCRLMEQHGISYFFKHEGGKHTLVLADSKSSHSPIKGLATIPYIPLTGADRRGEQHIYEWVSERRFRTGKIELNDYNYQKPNAQLISDAKGSEHYTRSEMEYYDYPGKFKEKSDGERYAKIQLQAEQAMDRRRRGNGDAVNLFPGGLTKLEKHSKDSQNVEYLVVRATHSFSLESYRTGGPGDAGQHVYFGSYEFLPSDRPFRALMMTPKPRINGIQTAKVVTKDDNSNEEIDVESLGEIYVRFFWDRKKKRSCRLRVAQVWSGKRWGGQIIPRVGQEVVVEFLEGDPDRPLVIGTVYNDEYKLPYDLPSKKTVAGLKSDSTKGGGGFNEWNFEDKKGSEKITVHAEKDHDVTVRDTETRTIGEAAFGGDTRKTTLKKGNDKLDIELGGQHITLAMDQSVKAGISITLTANANITLQVGPSQIILSPAGIVINAPTIAMTAQAGMALAAGGPLVAHGTPTLVG, encoded by the coding sequence ATGGGCCAGCTTACTCAGGATACCCGCCTCTGCGAACTCAAGACGCCTCTTGGCAAGGACGTTCTGGTTTTTGCCGGGTTCGAAGGCTCGGAAGGTCTCAGCGAACTGTTCGAGTATCGCATCGAGTGTCTCAGTGAGGATGCCGACCTCGACTTCGATCGTGCCATCGGTCAGCAGTGTACGCTGACCATAAAGCTGCATGAAAAGGAGCGCGAGTTCAGTGGCATTCTGACGGAGGCCCAATGGCTCGGGGTGAAGAACGACTATTTCAGCTACCGGATCGTTCTGAGGCCCTGGTTATGGCTGTTGTCGCGGACAACTGATTGCCGGATCTTTCAGGACAAGAAGGCGCCCGACATCATCAAGGAAGTATTCAACGAACGTGGCTTCACCGACTATGAATCCAAACTGACCGAAGAGGGTTCCTGTCCGAAGCTCGAATATTGCGTTCAGTACCGCGAGACCGACATGAATTTCGTGTGCCGGCTGATGGAGCAGCACGGCATCTCCTACTTCTTCAAGCATGAGGGCGGCAAACACACGCTGGTGTTGGCGGACTCCAAATCGTCGCACAGCCCGATCAAAGGTCTTGCTACGATTCCCTACATCCCGCTGACGGGTGCCGATCGTCGAGGCGAGCAGCACATCTATGAATGGGTGTCGGAGCGCCGGTTTCGCACCGGCAAGATCGAACTCAACGACTACAACTACCAGAAGCCAAACGCTCAGTTGATCAGCGATGCCAAGGGCTCCGAGCATTACACTCGGTCGGAGATGGAGTATTACGACTATCCCGGGAAGTTCAAGGAAAAGTCCGACGGCGAGCGCTACGCGAAGATCCAGCTCCAGGCGGAGCAGGCGATGGACCGGCGGCGTCGCGGCAATGGTGACGCGGTCAACCTGTTCCCCGGTGGGCTGACGAAGCTCGAAAAGCACTCCAAGGACTCGCAGAACGTGGAATATCTCGTGGTGCGAGCCACGCACTCGTTCTCGCTCGAATCTTACCGCACTGGCGGTCCCGGCGACGCCGGGCAACATGTCTATTTCGGTAGCTATGAGTTTCTGCCAAGCGATCGGCCGTTTCGAGCGCTGATGATGACGCCGAAGCCAAGGATTAACGGCATCCAAACGGCCAAGGTGGTGACCAAAGACGATAATTCGAACGAGGAAATCGACGTTGAATCGCTGGGCGAAATCTATGTCCGCTTTTTCTGGGATCGGAAGAAGAAGCGGTCGTGCCGGTTGCGCGTGGCTCAGGTTTGGTCTGGCAAGCGCTGGGGCGGCCAGATCATCCCGCGCGTCGGACAGGAAGTGGTTGTCGAATTCCTGGAGGGGGATCCGGACCGGCCCCTGGTGATCGGCACCGTGTACAACGACGAATACAAGCTGCCCTATGATTTGCCGTCGAAGAAGACGGTTGCAGGATTGAAGTCCGACTCCACCAAAGGTGGTGGCGGCTTCAACGAGTGGAACTTCGAGGACAAGAAGGGATCCGAGAAGATCACGGTGCATGCTGAGAAGGACCACGACGTGACGGTCCGCGACACCGAGACACGGACCATCGGCGAAGCTGCATTCGGCGGCGACACCCGCAAAACCACGCTCAAGAAAGGCAATGATAAGCTCGATATCGAATTGGGCGGTCAGCACATCACGCTGGCCATGGACCAGTCTGTCAAAGCGGGCATCAGCATCACGCTCACGGCCAATGCCAATATCACCCTACAGGTTGGTCCCAGCCAGATTATCCTGAGCCCGGCGGGCATCGTCATCAACGCGCCGACGATCGCCATGACAGCGCAGGCCGGCATGGCGCTTGCCGCCGGCGGTCCGCTGGTCGCGCACGGCACTCCAACTCTTGTCGGCTGA